In one Komagataeibacter sp. FNDCR2 genomic region, the following are encoded:
- a CDS encoding lipoprotein-releasing ABC transporter permease subunit: protein MFGPFERMVAGRYLHARRGERFVSVIAIFSLVGIALGVATLIIVMSVMNGFKADLLGRILGLNGDLSVYGISRTISDYDDVAARVRGVPGVVSAAPLVESQVLLNSGNYNAGGLVRGMTRHDLIGLHEVSDNLVAGSMDDFGDDDTIIVGTTLAERAGLTVGGRLTLVSPQGAATAFGTMPRVRAYRVVGIFDAGVNDYNAGYVFLPLHAAQVYFQLPGQVTQVQVMTRDAENVIPVRQAIEKAMNGDVRVMDWTQSNNAFFGAVQVEQNVMFLILTLIILVAAFNVISSLIMMVKDKSADIAVLRTLGATRGAIMRIFLMCGASVGVTGTVVGTGLGIVFCLNIEHIRQVLQRITGTDLFNAEVYYLEHLPAKLIWSQVAEVIAMALALSLLATLYPSWRAARTDPVEALRHE from the coding sequence ATGTTCGGCCCCTTTGAGCGGATGGTCGCCGGGCGCTACCTGCATGCCCGGCGCGGGGAACGCTTCGTTTCCGTCATCGCGATCTTCTCGCTTGTGGGGATCGCGCTTGGCGTCGCAACACTCATCATCGTCATGTCGGTCATGAACGGGTTCAAGGCCGATCTGCTGGGGCGTATCCTTGGCCTGAACGGGGATCTGAGCGTGTACGGCATTTCCCGCACCATCAGCGATTATGATGATGTGGCGGCCCGCGTGCGCGGCGTGCCCGGCGTGGTCTCGGCGGCGCCCCTGGTGGAATCGCAGGTGCTGCTCAATTCGGGCAATTACAACGCGGGCGGGCTGGTGCGGGGCATGACCCGTCATGACCTGATCGGCCTGCATGAGGTTAGTGACAACCTTGTCGCGGGCTCCATGGATGATTTTGGCGATGACGACACCATCATCGTCGGCACCACGCTGGCCGAACGCGCGGGGCTGACCGTGGGCGGCAGGCTGACCCTTGTTTCGCCCCAGGGGGCGGCGACGGCCTTTGGCACCATGCCGCGCGTGCGCGCCTACCGTGTGGTGGGGATTTTTGATGCCGGGGTGAACGACTACAATGCCGGTTACGTCTTCCTGCCCCTGCATGCCGCACAGGTCTATTTCCAGTTGCCCGGACAGGTCACGCAGGTGCAGGTCATGACCCGGGATGCGGAAAATGTCATCCCGGTCCGTCAGGCCATTGAAAAGGCCATGAACGGCGATGTCCGCGTCATGGACTGGACGCAGAGCAACAACGCCTTTTTCGGCGCGGTGCAGGTGGAACAGAACGTGATGTTCCTGATCCTGACGCTGATCATCCTTGTCGCCGCGTTCAATGTGATTTCCTCGCTGATCATGATGGTCAAGGACAAGAGCGCCGATATCGCCGTGCTGCGCACGCTGGGGGCCACGCGGGGCGCGATCATGCGCATCTTCCTCATGTGCGGGGCGTCGGTCGGGGTGACGGGCACCGTGGTGGGCACGGGGCTGGGAATCGTGTTCTGCCTGAATATCGAGCATATCCGTCAGGTCCTGCAGCGCATCACCGGCACGGACCTGTTCAATGCCGAGGTGTATTATCTTGAACACCTGCCCGCCAAGCTGATCTGGTCGCAGGTGGCGGAGGTGATCGCGATGGCGCTTGCGCTCTCGCTGCTGGCCACGCTCTACCCATCATGGCGGGCCGCCAGAACCGACCCGGTGGAGGCCCTGCGCCATGAATGA
- the proS gene encoding proline--tRNA ligase, with product MRLSRSFLPTLKENPAEAQITSHRLMLRAGLIRQTAAGIYAWLPAGWRVLQNIAEIVRQEQNAVGAQELLMPTLQSAELWKRSGRYDAYGPEMLRIRDRHERDMLYGPTNEEMITDLFGQVIKSYKELPQVLYHIQWKFRDEVRPRFGVMRGREFYMKDAYSFDLDYDSSVDTYRRMMLAYLRTFQRLGVRAIPMLADTGPIGGELSHEFLILAPTGESGVFFDSALEEQDWLGQDVDIADRQSLEQFFTRMTSFYAATDEKHDTAAWAQVPAARQREGRGIEVGHIFHFGRKYTESMDITVSGPDGAPLFPEMGSYGIGVSRLVAAIIEASHDENGIIWPESVAPFRAVIINLKSGDSVCDAMCEKLYAAAPEHFLYDDRAERAGAKFADADLMGHPWQLIVGPRGAKDGKVEIKNRRTGERTEDTPEGALALVMKTPG from the coding sequence ATGCGTCTGTCCCGCAGTTTTCTGCCTACCCTCAAGGAAAATCCGGCCGAGGCCCAGATTACCTCGCACCGGCTCATGCTGCGTGCGGGCCTGATCCGCCAGACTGCCGCGGGCATCTACGCCTGGCTGCCGGCCGGATGGCGGGTCTTGCAGAATATCGCGGAAATCGTGCGCCAGGAACAGAACGCCGTGGGCGCGCAGGAACTGCTGATGCCCACCCTCCAGTCCGCCGAGCTGTGGAAGCGGTCGGGGCGTTATGACGCCTATGGCCCGGAAATGCTGCGCATCCGTGACCGCCATGAGCGTGACATGCTGTATGGACCGACCAATGAGGAAATGATTACCGACCTGTTCGGCCAGGTCATCAAGTCCTACAAGGAACTGCCGCAGGTTCTCTATCACATCCAGTGGAAGTTCCGTGACGAGGTGCGCCCCCGTTTTGGCGTGATGCGCGGGCGCGAATTCTACATGAAGGACGCCTACAGTTTCGATCTGGACTATGACTCCTCGGTCGATACCTACCGGCGGATGATGCTGGCCTATCTGCGCACGTTCCAGCGTCTGGGCGTGCGCGCCATCCCGATGCTGGCCGATACGGGGCCGATCGGGGGCGAGCTGAGCCATGAATTCCTGATCCTCGCCCCCACGGGGGAAAGTGGCGTGTTCTTTGACAGCGCGCTGGAGGAGCAGGACTGGCTGGGGCAGGATGTGGATATTGCCGACCGCCAGTCGCTGGAGCAGTTCTTCACGCGCATGACCTCGTTCTACGCCGCCACCGATGAAAAGCACGACACCGCCGCATGGGCGCAGGTTCCCGCCGCGCGCCAGCGCGAGGGACGGGGCATCGAGGTCGGGCACATCTTCCATTTCGGGCGCAAATATACCGAGTCCATGGACATCACGGTCAGCGGGCCGGATGGCGCGCCGCTATTCCCGGAAATGGGGTCTTACGGCATTGGCGTCTCGCGTCTCGTCGCCGCCATTATCGAGGCCAGCCATGATGAAAACGGCATCATCTGGCCCGAATCCGTCGCCCCCTTCCGCGCTGTGATCATCAACCTCAAGAGTGGCGACAGCGTATGTGACGCCATGTGCGAGAAGCTGTACGCCGCCGCCCCGGAGCATTTCCTATACGATGACCGCGCGGAACGCGCCGGCGCGAAGTTTGCCGATGCGGACCTGATGGGGCACCCGTGGCAGTTGATTGTCGGCCCGCGCGGGGCGAAGGATGGCAAGGTCGAGATCAAGAACCGCCGCACGGGTGAGCGCACCGAGGATACGCCCGAAGGCGCCCTGGCCCTTGTCATGAAAACACCGGGCTGA
- a CDS encoding ribonuclease J, protein MNDITGVSFLPLGGTGEIGMNLNLYRQGEAWLAVDCGIGFSGNDTPEAEILLPDPVFIAERKKALAGLVVTHAHEDHLGAIAHLWPQLGCPVYVTPFAAAVLRRKLGEAQLLQQVPIHVVAPGSAFTVGPFDLRFISVTHSVPESQSLVLRTPQGIIIHTGDWKIDPNPQVGPPTDLETFAALGREGVLAMVCDSTNVRTEGPSASEADVRREMTRLIASLEGRIAVTCFASNVARVETLAKAAHAAGRKVAVVGRSLRNLEVAARECGYLSDVPPFLSEQEANSVHEDQILLIVTGSQGEPRSALSRIASDTHPNISLGENDTVIYSSRMIPGNEQAVIQVQDNLTRRGVQVITDKDHLVHVSGHATGGDVRMLYDLVRPRFLIPVHGEWRHLTANAAIAQELDIEPVLLEDGDILDIRANGVEVGDTAPTGRLVLDGGRILPMNGGVLSARRRMLFNGMVLGSFAVDDEGYLIGDPKVSAPGLLDMEDPETLRITEEFGNALDEIPDELRANDATFREAAKTALRRALGRKLQKRPLVDVHLLRV, encoded by the coding sequence ATGAATGATATAACAGGCGTTTCATTCCTTCCGCTGGGCGGAACAGGCGAAATTGGCATGAACCTCAACCTCTACCGGCAGGGAGAGGCATGGCTTGCGGTTGACTGCGGTATCGGCTTCAGCGGCAACGACACGCCGGAGGCGGAGATTCTCCTGCCGGATCCGGTCTTCATCGCCGAACGCAAAAAGGCGCTGGCCGGGCTTGTCGTCACCCATGCGCATGAGGACCATCTGGGCGCCATCGCCCATCTGTGGCCGCAACTGGGCTGTCCGGTTTACGTGACGCCGTTCGCCGCCGCCGTGCTGCGGCGCAAGCTGGGCGAGGCGCAGTTGCTCCAGCAGGTGCCGATCCATGTCGTGGCGCCGGGCAGTGCGTTTACCGTTGGTCCGTTCGACCTGCGCTTCATTTCCGTGACCCATTCGGTGCCCGAGTCGCAGTCGCTGGTGCTGCGCACGCCGCAGGGTATCATCATCCATACAGGCGACTGGAAGATCGACCCCAACCCGCAGGTGGGGCCGCCAACCGACCTTGAAACCTTCGCCGCGCTGGGGCGCGAGGGTGTGCTGGCCATGGTGTGTGACAGCACCAATGTCCGGACCGAGGGGCCTTCCGCGTCGGAAGCGGATGTGCGGCGCGAAATGACCCGCCTGATCGCCTCGCTTGAGGGGCGGATCGCGGTGACGTGCTTCGCCAGTAACGTGGCGCGTGTGGAAACGCTGGCCAAGGCCGCGCATGCGGCGGGTCGCAAGGTGGCCGTGGTGGGGCGCAGCCTGCGCAACCTGGAGGTCGCGGCGCGCGAATGCGGTTATCTGTCCGACGTGCCGCCCTTCCTGTCCGAACAGGAGGCGAATTCCGTTCATGAGGACCAGATCCTCCTGATCGTGACGGGTAGCCAGGGTGAACCGCGTTCCGCCCTGTCGCGCATTGCGTCCGACACCCACCCCAACATCTCGCTGGGTGAAAACGATACGGTCATCTACAGCAGCCGCATGATCCCCGGCAACGAGCAGGCGGTGATCCAGGTGCAGGACAACCTGACCCGTCGTGGCGTGCAGGTGATTACGGACAAGGATCATCTGGTGCATGTATCGGGCCACGCCACGGGTGGCGATGTGCGCATGCTGTATGACCTTGTGCGTCCGCGCTTTCTCATTCCCGTGCATGGTGAGTGGCGTCACCTGACCGCCAATGCCGCCATTGCGCAGGAACTCGATATCGAGCCGGTCCTGCTGGAGGATGGTGACATCCTTGATATCCGCGCCAATGGCGTGGAGGTGGGCGATACCGCGCCGACCGGGCGGCTGGTGCTGGATGGCGGCCGTATCCTGCCCATGAACGGGGGTGTGCTGTCGGCCCGGCGGCGCATGCTGTTCAATGGCATGGTGCTGGGCAGTTTTGCCGTGGACGATGAAGGTTACCTGATCGGTGACCCGAAGGTCAGCGCGCCCGGCCTGCTGGATATGGAAGACCCCGAAACCCTGCGCATCACGGAAGAATTCGGCAATGCGCTGGATGAAATTCCCGATGAACTGCGCGCGAACGACGCGACCTTCCGCGAGGCCGCGAAAACCGCCCTGCGCCGGGCGCTGGGCCGCAAGCTGCAAAAGCGCCCGCTGGTGGATGTGCACCTGCTGCGCGTCTGA
- a CDS encoding biotin--[acetyl-CoA-carboxylase] ligase, with the protein MPDIPAASSAILLPRACGDAWRLEVHDRLGSTSDLCKTRLEAGEGANGVAILALEQTAGRGSRGREWADPGGNLALSIMLTGQGTSVPVGLWPFIAGLALYDSVARFLPTDEMLELKWPNDLLLAGRKMAGILIETGTTADVAWQVIGIGANLRQAPLIAGRELACLADYGPDVPAAPVMARALLQELDTWLLRYATSGFDAIRTAWLERAHPVGTPIGVRAGNQQFSGHFYGLADDGILLLQTPSGLRRVVTGEVLLSPVGQE; encoded by the coding sequence ATGCCAGATATCCCGGCCGCTTCCTCCGCCATCCTGCTTCCCCGCGCATGCGGGGATGCATGGCGGCTGGAAGTGCATGACCGGCTGGGATCAACTTCCGACCTGTGCAAGACCCGGCTGGAAGCGGGGGAGGGCGCGAATGGTGTCGCGATCCTCGCACTGGAACAGACAGCCGGACGCGGCAGCCGGGGGCGTGAATGGGCCGACCCGGGGGGCAATCTCGCCCTGTCCATCATGCTGACAGGGCAGGGGACGAGCGTGCCCGTGGGGCTGTGGCCCTTCATTGCCGGACTGGCGCTGTATGACTCCGTGGCCCGTTTCCTGCCCACGGATGAAATGCTGGAACTCAAATGGCCTAATGACCTGCTGCTGGCGGGCCGCAAGATGGCGGGTATCCTGATCGAGACCGGGACCACGGCGGATGTGGCGTGGCAGGTGATCGGGATTGGCGCCAACCTGCGGCAGGCCCCGCTGATCGCGGGCCGTGAACTGGCCTGCCTGGCGGATTATGGGCCTGACGTTCCGGCTGCGCCCGTGATGGCCCGGGCTTTGCTGCAGGAACTGGATACATGGCTGCTTCGTTACGCTACCAGTGGATTTGACGCGATCCGTACCGCATGGCTGGAACGCGCGCATCCGGTTGGCACACCTATTGGCGTAAGGGCGGGAAACCAGCAGTTCAGTGGTCATTTTTATGGTCTGGCCGACGATGGCATCCTGCTGCTGCAAACGCCATCCGGCCTGCGGCGTGTCGTAACGGGGGAAGTGCTGCTGTCCCCTGTGGGACAAGAATAA
- the nuoN gene encoding NADH-quinone oxidoreductase subunit NuoN, translated as MNWTLALPEIVLALSGLAILLAGVMQKRGQAFFSCAMMTLLAFVVTGILVVMSPDGTGYGHVFVNDGFARFMKVLSLSGAALSLVLSVGYAREMEIDKFEFPILILFSTLGTMIMASSGNLMTLFVGLELSSLSIYILCAFARDRVTAAEAGLKYFVLGSLASGILLYGISLAYGFAGTLEYAGLQQAVRGSAVLPAGLMVGIVFVLVGLCFKLSMVPFHMWTPDVYQGAPTPVTSYMAGAPKIAAFAVLLRVMAGPFGSMTPQWQLLIEVVSAASMVFGSLAAIPQVNIKRLMAYSSIGHMGYAMIGMAAGTAEGTRGTLVYLVTYLFMNVGAFAGIVAMRRKGREVSRISDLAGLGRTDPGMALAMAVFMFSMAGAPPLAGFFGKLMVFYSAINAQLYGLAAIGIISSVIGAYYYIRIVKVMFFDAAAPALDRSPVSVSFVSVGMGLVTVFFMVGLGPVSTAAQAAAAALFR; from the coding sequence ATGAACTGGACACTTGCTCTGCCCGAAATCGTGCTGGCCCTGTCCGGGCTGGCCATCCTGCTTGCCGGGGTGATGCAAAAGCGCGGGCAGGCTTTCTTCTCCTGTGCGATGATGACGCTGCTGGCCTTTGTCGTCACGGGCATCCTTGTCGTCATGTCGCCTGATGGCACCGGCTACGGCCATGTTTTTGTCAATGACGGTTTTGCCCGCTTCATGAAGGTGCTGAGCCTGAGCGGTGCGGCGCTGTCACTGGTGCTGAGCGTGGGCTATGCGCGGGAAATGGAGATCGACAAGTTCGAATTCCCGATCCTGATCCTGTTCTCCACGCTGGGGACCATGATCATGGCCTCCTCCGGCAACCTCATGACGCTGTTTGTCGGGCTGGAACTTTCCTCGCTGTCCATCTACATCCTGTGCGCCTTCGCACGGGACCGGGTTACGGCGGCGGAGGCGGGGCTCAAGTATTTCGTGCTTGGGTCGCTGGCGTCGGGCATCCTGCTTTATGGTATTTCGCTGGCTTACGGCTTTGCCGGAACGCTGGAATATGCCGGGTTGCAGCAGGCCGTGCGCGGTAGCGCCGTGCTGCCCGCCGGGCTGATGGTTGGCATCGTGTTCGTGCTGGTGGGGCTGTGCTTCAAGCTGTCCATGGTGCCGTTCCATATGTGGACGCCCGATGTCTACCAGGGGGCGCCGACACCGGTTACCTCCTACATGGCCGGTGCGCCCAAGATCGCGGCCTTCGCCGTGCTGCTGCGGGTCATGGCCGGACCGTTTGGCAGCATGACGCCGCAATGGCAGCTGCTGATCGAGGTGGTGTCCGCCGCGTCCATGGTGTTCGGTTCGCTGGCCGCCATTCCTCAGGTGAACATCAAGCGGCTCATGGCCTATTCCTCCATCGGGCATATGGGGTACGCCATGATCGGCATGGCCGCGGGTACGGCTGAGGGCACGCGGGGCACGCTGGTCTATCTTGTGACCTACCTGTTCATGAATGTCGGCGCCTTTGCCGGTATTGTCGCCATGCGCCGCAAGGGGCGCGAGGTCTCGCGCATCAGCGACCTGGCGGGGCTGGGGCGTACGGACCCCGGCATGGCGCTGGCCATGGCGGTGTTCATGTTCAGCATGGCGGGCGCGCCGCCGCTGGCGGGCTTCTTCGGCAAGCTCATGGTGTTCTATTCCGCGATCAATGCGCAGCTTTACGGGCTGGCGGCGATCGGTATCATCAGCAGCGTGATCGGGGCGTATTATTATATCCGTATCGTCAAGGTCATGTTCTTTGATGCGGCGGCTCCCGCGCTGGACCGTTCGCCTGTTTCCGTTTCGTTCGTATCGGTCGGGATGGGGCTGGTGACCGTGTTCTTCATGGTCGGGCTTGGCCCCGTCTCCACGGCGGCGCAGGCTGCGGCCGCCGCCCTGTTCAGGTAA
- the nuoL gene encoding NADH-quinone oxidoreductase subunit L, protein MQMASLLFEVAVFAPLIGFLVAGGFGHLMGDGAARLTTIGLMTCAALSAIGVLGFEMGGGMNTVIVPVAEWIHAAGFTADWQLRMDALSVSLVAMVTVVSLLVHVYSVGYMAHESAPVYRFFSYLSLFTFAMLMLVTSDNLLQLFFGWEGVGLASYLLIGYWYDRPSAAQAAIKAFVVNRVADLFFLVGISLIFIRFGSVSYDDIFADIPAHVNDTFHLFGTHPLLEVIATLLFIGAMGKSAQLFLHTWLPDAMEGPTPVSALIHAATMVTAGVFLMVRMSPLVELAPVTRDLIVLIGGTTSFFAATVGLVQPDIKRSIAYSTCSQLGYMFVAVGVGAYQASMFHLTTHAFFKALLFLGAGCVIHAVHDEQNMFRMGGLWRKIPLTYAGMWIGSLALAGIFPFAGYWSKDAILEAAWMSDSAMGHYGWVMGCLTAFLTALYSWRLIFLVFHGKPRDEHLYEGAHESPPSMMLPVVLLSFGAVVAGVALEPLYIGAHQAAFWNGAIASIPGHDVIARLEQTPGLIALVPTIAAVLGIGVAYVCYIASPGIPAAMARSLRPVYLFLLNKWYFDELYDAVIVRPYRALARVLWKGADEGVVEGIPEGLARLTSGTAGQAVRIQTGSIAVYAFSMLIGLVVLLSTMLFSR, encoded by the coding sequence ATGCAGATGGCATCCCTCCTGTTCGAGGTGGCGGTGTTCGCGCCCCTTATCGGGTTCCTCGTCGCCGGTGGCTTTGGCCACCTGATGGGTGACGGCGCGGCACGACTGACCACCATCGGGCTCATGACCTGTGCGGCGCTGTCGGCGATCGGTGTGCTGGGCTTCGAGATGGGTGGCGGCATGAACACGGTCATCGTGCCCGTGGCCGAGTGGATCCACGCGGCGGGCTTTACGGCGGACTGGCAACTGCGCATGGATGCGCTGTCGGTCAGTCTGGTGGCCATGGTGACCGTGGTCTCGCTGCTGGTCCATGTGTACAGCGTTGGCTACATGGCGCATGAGAGCGCGCCGGTGTACCGGTTCTTCTCCTACCTGTCGCTGTTCACGTTCGCGATGCTCATGCTGGTGACGTCGGACAACCTGCTCCAGCTCTTTTTCGGGTGGGAAGGGGTTGGTCTCGCCAGTTACCTGCTGATCGGCTACTGGTATGACCGTCCTTCCGCAGCGCAGGCGGCAATCAAGGCGTTTGTCGTCAACCGCGTGGCGGACCTGTTTTTCCTTGTCGGCATTTCGCTCATCTTCATCCGTTTCGGCAGCGTGTCCTACGATGACATTTTTGCCGACATCCCCGCGCATGTGAATGATACGTTCCATCTGTTCGGTACGCATCCGCTGCTGGAGGTGATCGCGACACTGCTGTTTATCGGCGCGATGGGTAAGTCGGCCCAGCTGTTCCTGCACACCTGGCTGCCGGATGCGATGGAAGGGCCTACCCCGGTTTCCGCCCTGATCCATGCGGCCACGATGGTCACGGCCGGTGTCTTCCTTATGGTGCGGATGTCGCCGCTGGTGGAACTGGCGCCCGTCACGCGCGACCTGATCGTGCTGATCGGTGGCACCACCAGCTTCTTCGCCGCCACTGTCGGGCTGGTACAGCCGGACATCAAGCGCAGCATCGCCTATTCCACCTGTTCGCAGCTTGGCTACATGTTCGTGGCGGTCGGGGTCGGGGCCTATCAGGCTTCCATGTTCCACCTGACCACGCATGCCTTTTTCAAGGCGCTGCTGTTCCTGGGGGCGGGCTGTGTGATCCATGCCGTGCATGACGAGCAGAACATGTTCCGCATGGGCGGGCTGTGGCGCAAGATCCCGCTGACCTATGCGGGCATGTGGATCGGCAGTCTTGCCCTGGCCGGTATCTTCCCGTTTGCGGGTTACTGGTCGAAGGATGCGATCCTGGAAGCCGCGTGGATGTCCGATAGCGCCATGGGGCATTACGGCTGGGTCATGGGGTGCCTTACCGCCTTCCTGACCGCGCTGTATAGCTGGCGGCTGATCTTCCTGGTCTTCCATGGCAAACCCCGTGATGAACATCTGTATGAGGGCGCGCATGAAAGCCCGCCATCCATGATGCTGCCGGTCGTCCTGCTGTCCTTTGGCGCGGTTGTGGCGGGTGTGGCGCTGGAGCCGCTGTATATCGGTGCGCATCAGGCCGCGTTCTGGAATGGGGCGATCGCCAGCATTCCCGGTCACGACGTGATTGCCCGGCTTGAACAGACACCGGGGCTTATCGCGCTGGTGCCGACCATTGCCGCCGTTCTGGGCATCGGGGTGGCTTATGTATGCTACATCGCAAGCCCCGGTATCCCGGCGGCAATGGCCCGCAGCCTGCGCCCGGTGTACCTGTTCCTGTTGAACAAGTGGTATTTCGATGAGCTGTATGACGCCGTGATCGTGCGCCCCTACCGCGCGCTGGCGCGTGTGCTGTGGAAAGGCGCGGATGAAGGTGTGGTCGAGGGCATACCCGAAGGGCTGGCCCGCCTTACGTCCGGTACGGCCGGGCAGGCCGTGCGGATCCAGACGGGCTCCATCGCGGTTTATGCCTTTTCCATGTTGATCGGCCTGGTGGTTCTGCTGTCCACCATGCTGTTTTCCCGCTAA
- the nuoK gene encoding NADH-quinone oxidoreductase subunit NuoK, with protein sequence MDNAIEGIGLAPYLSVGAILLVLGVFGIFLNRKNVIIILMSIELILLSANINFVAFSAATGDLSGQVMTLFVLTIAAAESAIGLAIVTVYFRNRGSIEVDDITMMKG encoded by the coding sequence ATGGATAACGCGATTGAGGGGATTGGCCTTGCGCCATACCTGAGTGTGGGCGCGATCCTGCTGGTTCTGGGGGTGTTCGGCATTTTCCTGAACCGCAAGAACGTCATCATCATCCTGATGTCGATCGAGCTGATCCTGCTTTCGGCCAATATCAATTTCGTGGCGTTTTCAGCGGCGACCGGCGATCTGTCGGGGCAGGTGATGACCCTGTTCGTGCTGACCATCGCGGCGGCGGAATCCGCCATCGGGCTGGCTATTGTCACGGTCTATTTCCGTAATCGCGGCTCGATCGAAGTCGACGACATTACGATGATGAAGGGGTAA
- a CDS encoding NADH-quinone oxidoreductase subunit J, translating into MMTQIVFYVFAAVLVLSATMVVCARNPVHSVLFLILAFFNAAGLFLIAGAEFLAMTLIIVYVGAVAVLFLFVVMMLDVRFAQMREGMQRYAPIGAAVGGVLLVELLMAFAHWRVAGNIGQIRHLVPSSPTRTNTAALGDVIYTHYIFLFQACALVLLVAMIGAIVLTLRDRPTGRRQNIDRQHDRVPQDSLEMLQVPLGAGVAAQGGFLRPRDSYDVAAVPGTYGTEAWRQCEAAEERQTALVVVAPVDGTKGQDNG; encoded by the coding sequence ATGATGACCCAAATCGTCTTTTATGTTTTCGCGGCGGTTCTGGTTCTGTCCGCCACCATGGTGGTGTGTGCCCGTAACCCGGTGCATTCGGTGCTGTTCCTCATACTGGCGTTTTTCAATGCGGCGGGACTGTTCCTGATCGCGGGGGCCGAATTCCTGGCCATGACGCTGATCATCGTCTATGTCGGCGCGGTCGCGGTTCTTTTCCTGTTCGTCGTCATGATGCTGGATGTCCGCTTCGCGCAGATGCGCGAGGGCATGCAGCGTTACGCCCCCATCGGGGCGGCGGTTGGTGGCGTGCTGCTGGTGGAACTGCTCATGGCGTTCGCTCACTGGCGGGTCGCGGGCAATATCGGGCAGATCAGGCATCTTGTGCCCTCATCCCCCACGCGGACCAATACCGCTGCCCTGGGTGACGTGATCTATACCCACTATATTTTCCTGTTCCAGGCATGTGCCCTTGTCCTGCTGGTGGCCATGATCGGTGCGATCGTGCTGACCCTGCGCGACCGGCCCACGGGACGCAGGCAGAACATCGACCGCCAGCACGATCGTGTGCCGCAGGATTCCCTTGAAATGTTGCAGGTGCCGCTGGGTGCCGGGGTCGCGGCCCAGGGTGGCTTCCTGCGCCCACGTGACTCCTACGATGTGGCGGCCGTGCCCGGAACCTACGGGACCGAGGCCTGGCGCCAGTGCGAGGCGGCGGAAGAAAGACAGACCGCCCTGGTGGTTGTGGCGCCGGTGGACGGGACGAAAGGACAGGACAATGGATAA
- the nuoI gene encoding NADH-quinone oxidoreductase subunit NuoI, which yields MGKLSKTARSMLLSELVAGMSVTFRAMFKPKVTINYPYEKGVLSPRFRGEHALRRYPNGEERCIACKLCEATCPAEAITIEAEPRDDGSRRTTRYDIDMTKCIYCGLCEEACPVDAIVEGPNYEFATETREELMYNKDKLLANGDRWESVLARRLELDAPYR from the coding sequence ATGGGAAAGTTAAGCAAAACCGCCCGCTCCATGCTCCTGTCCGAACTGGTGGCGGGCATGAGCGTGACATTTCGGGCGATGTTCAAGCCAAAGGTCACGATCAACTACCCGTATGAAAAGGGTGTGCTTTCGCCCCGCTTCCGTGGGGAGCATGCGCTGCGGCGCTACCCCAACGGGGAAGAACGCTGCATTGCGTGCAAGCTGTGCGAGGCGACGTGCCCGGCGGAAGCCATAACCATCGAGGCCGAACCGCGCGATGACGGCTCACGCCGCACCACGCGCTACGACATTGATATGACCAAGTGCATCTATTGCGGCCTGTGCGAGGAAGCCTGCCCGGTCGATGCGATTGTCGAAGGGCCGAATTATGAATTCGCGACCGAAACCCGCGAAGAACTTATGTACAACAAGGACAAGCTCCTGGCCAATGGCGACCGCTGGGAAAGCGTTCTCGCCCGCAGGCTCGAGCTTGATGCCCCATACCGCTGA